tatattattttttagcaATTTAACGCTATCGAAATTTTAAACATGAAAAACAATGATATCTTTTACACTCCTGTCCATATAATTGTTATTgtcaattttgttttaattcataaaatgtttttgcTAAATACTTTCCTCTGTCTTTAGCGAACATTGCAAATGTGAGTTGCTCCTACGAAGTTAAATgcaatataaaacaatgaGAAGTAATCAAATTAGTGTGCATGTGCATGTATATGAacatattcaaaatatgcaaaCGAAATCGATATGTCATTCttccttatttttatttctaacCCTTAGTATTTCTTTGCTTGAAACATgtaatgtttttatatttttggtaaacttctttttcataattccacttaataaaaagaatgcTACCAATGTGAcgtttatcaaaatatatgagTTTTCCCCTacgtataaaaaaaattaaataataataatagagTAATGATAAGTAAAACGcgaataaatatgaaacaTTCCAAAATAATGAgcatcatatattttttttatatgaactGACTATATTATACTTACAGTTGTTGAGAACTGATCCGGTGTTTATGACATAATCTTTGTAGAAGTTATTATTAGATATATCCAAATagctataaataaaaaaataataaataacaaaataaaacggTTTCATAATGTAAAAAGTGTATACTAAACATATCAAGTCCATTTAGTATTTCGTTGTTATAcctgataataatattcttgTAATAATTGTGAACCGAAAGTTGGGTAAAgaggaagaaaataaacagggtaaatacaataatttgtattattgtGTGTTTTAttcctaaaaaaaaataaacaaataaataatgaattagCTAGCCAAATATgctaaaaattatgaacaagtAAGGCAAAATTGAAAAACGGATTTAAGTGTGTGCataattttctaaaattacTTTCTCTTTTTAAGGTTGATTTGTGAGCACTCCTTTCTCCGTCTGTCTTAAGAATATCtaaaattttgttaataatacaatCACAATCGCTAATTAAGCAATATAAATctttttccaattttttaaaaaataattttttgatttcataaataatatcattAATTCTGTTTACAATACATAGATTATCATTGCTCTGTgcattttcaaataaatatcttccattttttgcaccatatatataaataggtAATAAATCAATATTAGAAcgaatattaattttactaGCCAAACATTGGGTAGTTTGacataacaattttattctgtcttgttcatattttatttcatcaatttttgagaaaataaaaagcattttttccatatgtttttcatatatttctttaataattaaaagtaAACGATTACTTAATGATTTTCCTGATGAATCGAAAAATactaaaataatatcaacATAATCAGataaatcatatataatactattAATATCGTAATCGACTTTGTTcattatatcttttaaaCCTGGTGTGTCAATAAAAtcgatattttttatttctggATTTTTGCACACATACATTTTTGTACATaagttatttttaaaatttcgATTTCTATTtgatatttgttttaaaaaatcaaatgtttttattgtaATATCACCATTAAATTCAGATATATAATTTCCACTAGTTATAAGTGTAAAATGATTTGTTTCAAATTCATAACCagttttttgaatattctCTTGTAAAAAccaattaataaatgtacTTTTTCCTGATGAGGAATTACCTATAATTAAAACACGTACCTTTTTTGATATagttttattaacatttaaaaataatcctTTAGCTAcatttcttatatttaatttatcaagacctttattattcataacaatatttccattatataattcttttatttcacttataatatcatcataaatatttagtctttcattcatattatcacatatttttctatcAAAATTTTCCTTTGGATCATTAAAGGTATCCTTAGTGTTACCCATTTCTGAATGGTCAGAATATTctgttaatttttcatttcggCACATGGGTTCCTTACTCTTATAGTGCTCTGAGTTTATTGTTGTTTCACTCGGCATGCTCTGCATTTTGACACTCACAAAAAgattgtataaatataaataaaaattaataatatctGAAATTCAAACGAAATagctattttaaaaaatttcacATAAAGCtatttaacaatttttatatattgtctatatatgtatgcatacatTTGTGTGTGCAAATGCTATGATATTAATAatcttatatatacaaacagCACAAATAGACTTAACTTGAATACAAACGTCTAACTGTGTGACATGATATTCtgtaaatacaaaaataattgcatatatattgattTATCTTAAAATAATCTATAAAGGATTATACCTATTAAgcaacaaaatatatttaaaacatattcATCTTTGTACAGCCACACATTTGTAAATTGTCTCATGAAATATGTGTGtaatataacataaaaattggaataaaataattaaaataaaatatataatgaaacaaaaattgagtaatacattatatatttttttataaatgtcATGACTAACtgtttttatctttttcctttttttttgttactaACAAAGGAAgctataataaaaataatgaaatgcatatgtttaaaaaaataataattaatgatACAAATTGAGaaagtataaaatattatataatcgCAAAAGGTGGGAAACGAAGGGtacaaaatggaaataaataagtaaagAAATGAAAAGGCGAAAAAGaggaataaataaaattatactaTTAAAACAGTgtgaaaatacaaaataaaatgaaattaaaaagaatgGTAATAAGACAATTGTGTATACCCAAGTATTGAATATTTACACATTTctcttaaaaattatttcaattttttatataataaaaatatatagaaaaaaaattaataatattaatgtaTTATACAAAAGGATACATATTGCAACCCATtcttttgtaaaaatataaatatattatggatatatgtaaataatattattgttttatataagtACCACCatgttttatcatttaatatataattttatgtctaagacacaaataataaaaataatttattatgtatatttttattttttttatatatgtgtgtaaaaaaatatttataattttccttCGTTTCCCAAATAACTCAAgattaaaaattaagatTTTATTATGTGTGTACAAACTCGCTATTTTTGCCTAATACAagtatacaatttttaaaaataaaataaaataaaaatggaaatacgTAATATGTAAACAAATATGTAAACAAAATAGTAATgcaaaatatgtaatatatgaaaaacaaGCGAATGGTTGTGCATACCTATTAATGGAAAAGAATGTCAATTCCTTTTCGCATTGCTTATCACATTTTCACGTCCtcttatatataagttttattttttatatatttattccaATCCCCAtatattagaaaaattCTTAAAAAGGTGTGCAAGGTTTATAATTGTATGTAACACTATTTCTCAAATTATAcaacacatatatttttcttaattagttatatttttttataaaatattaaaaaagaattcaagtaaaatatgtaatgaTTGGGATTggcaattattatttatttcaacaatgtaaatgtaaaatgtaaaatgtaaaatgtaaaaatgtaaaatgaaaagtaaaaaaataaatacgatacaatgtgtatatactatttataGCATTATCTTTtcgttaaaaataaacatttaagttataaaatgcaaccaaataaaaaattatatattatcatattcaTAACAAGCAAATATCTTAAGGCTTATTGggaaacaaataaattgtaTGCATACTTTATAAGTCTCATTCAAGCCTTGTTTAAACTTCaacaatttttacattCAATAAATGGTATACTTATTggtgtttatatttaagagaaaaaaaaatataatttataaaaaaaataaaataaataaacaagcAAACAAACAAGCAAACGTATGGTTATACCCTTATAGCCCTAACAACAGTTGGTTATACCAAattaatatcatttatatttatcagctttttacttattttttatttttcaaatttgttttaatatacatataaaatgttgCACACACACCGTTGATACAAACaagggaaaaaaaattgttaaacataaaattgttGTAATTTTTCCTACTTTTTAGttgaaatttttaaaagtttttcatttgttatcacaatttaatgaaaaacaaaagaacGAACGACAAGTTGACTAGTCAGTCGGCACATATGGTAGAGAGTAGTCCCACCGATCTTCTAATTTTGCCAATCGTCGAAATTTGCCAATCTTCTAAATTTGCTAACTTCTAATTTGATAATCTTCCATGCTAGTTATTACGTTTTAAAAGTGGGAACAGGCTGGTAATCTTACGtaggaaatatattttatggcAACATTTCCGTgtgtttgtttttttttatttttacaaacgTACATTCATCAGTACAAATGTAATAAGATTAATTATGggatatacaatttttcattacttATTTAAACTGTTCCTATTTTAtcatgttatttttttgttttagtaaaataaaattttcgaaaaaaaaatattttaccaTTATGATTTgattaaaatatgtgaaGGAGAGTAACGGGAAAGATATTATATCATATGctctgaaaaaaaaaaaaaataaaaataaaataattttattaaactgttttcttcaatatttttatgaatatacatatattatctttgttatttccattacattataaatttaagaaAAGTTTAAAGAATAGGGTATAGTATAttgtattaaatatatgggaatgaaaaaatggaatacctatataaatataacataGTATATGatgtaatataatataaactaACAAAATGACAAATGTTGGATACGGAGTTAAAGgtagttttatttataatgacGAGTTAAAAGATATTTGCGTGAAGGTAGTTACTTtgtcaaaaaaattatataaatatcgaAAGagatatatgaaatatgtTAAACATGTGGAATTAgaacaaacaaaaaaagatatagtAAATAAAGACAAGTCtctaaaaatttataacaacaataaaagtataaaaaacCTTTTAaacttaaatttttataatttgattaGACAATATGATGAATTAGTTaaacatttattaaatctatgtaataataatattgatatatatatagaattattatatatacttataataaatagcGAACTCTTTAATTATTTCCTTTACATATGTACATTTATTAGTGGAGATAAATATGATCCGTTTATTTCGCTAATCAACAATCATTTCACAATATTAATCAAATATTACCACTACTCTAGTTCTTATATTTACTACAACCAGCTGTACACCAAACTTAGGGACATATACGATGACCCTCGCTCTGGCCCCGCCCCGGATAACGGTAAAAACAGTTGAAAATGTTGAAAATGTTGAAAATTTTGCAATTTTTACGTAAAAAATAGTgtaattttcatataaaataacgACCTTCCATGCAGGGACACACAACGCAACTGGATCGGCCTCAGCCGGAAGTTTTTTAGACGAGTGCCCAAGCAAACCTGATGAAAATccaaattatgaaaaaaatgaaaagcaaaaaaagtACAATGATATAACCAATTTACACACAAACTCAGATGACAATCATTCACATGCAAAAACAagtgtaaaaaatgaaattaaaaacgtTGGAACTATGATAGATGATAcccatataaaaaaaaagtctATCGATACAAACAATTcagatgatataaaaaaggacGACATAAATAAGCATGGGatgtttaaaatatataagaaaaattttaatataaaaaattatttagagttaaaaaaaatgatggtaatgtttgaaaaaataactagtgaccatatatatatattattgtatttttctCTATCTATTTTACCTACTCTATttcatacatatttaacaaaaaaatttgcaaaaaataataaacatgttaatattaattcatgtttaatatatatattaagacaaataaaattaaaaacacaaaaaaattattttaatcaatttacaaattcaaatgataatttattatatacattcaaaagagaaaataaacacaaaaatataatttctgattttattatatcccCTATTGATACTATACACAAATTTAAATCGgacattaaaaatgattatgaaaattattccGATTGTTTACTGACCGAACCAAAGAAATCGAATGATGCCCTATGGAGTTCCATAAATAATATCGACGTGGATGCTCAAGTTGAAAAGGTTAGTCAACTCAAAAAAGCGAACCAGTGTGACCAGTGCGAACTGTGCGAAAATTCCAAACACTGTGAACACTATCCTTATGcgatgaaaaagaaaatgcaaCTCCTCCACACGCTCGAGCTTCAGGCAGACATGGCAATCCCACCAAGCGATGAAAAGGgaaatgcaaaaaatgaaactaACAAAAGCAAAGTAAACATCCCAACGAGCAAAAGGCAGCAGACCCAAACggataaacaaaaaaaggctaggaaaaaaaaaaaaatagtggCAAATAGTATGGATAGAGAAAAAGAGAAATCGATGAAGACGTTAGAAAAgttattaaaagaaaatatgaaaataaattatatatataaatatgtaaaaacaaaaaagtaTTTACTTAACTGTGAAGGATTTGaaaatgttattaaaaGTGTAAGCACAATtatacaatataatatatattccttttttattaacaatattGAATTATCAAGCAGTGGTGGGAAAAACAGTTTGATAGTAGACAATCCTATTAGTTAtggtgaaaataattttcatatttctaaaatgttttatggaacttatgaaaataacaattataTTGTTGTACCTGGtctaaaaaaagataatacGTTAATacataatgaatatataaaaaagaaaattaaaaaaaatgaaatatatacatacaaaatgttaaataataaaatcgaATCATTACTAACTACTAAGGAGtttatggaaaatattaaaaaacaaaaacaaaataaaaagcgaagaaataaatatgaaaatgatataagaaataagttagattttttttatataggaacagaaaataataatgatcataatataataaacaatcaaaatgatatatataataatatatataaatattttaaaaaaaaaaataatactgaTATTTTCGAATCAGATTTAGATTCATATAAAGACAGTGATTCAAgtgataatttaattttttataataattcaaaaaaatattttcatcaaaataaattaaatatagattattttacttattttattattaactcgttttatatatttatacattttcataatctttatttttcatctaccttttttaatatatttcttacaTTCTCAATCAAATTAGCTTACAAATATGCACACAAGTTGCATCACACAACTTACACATCCCCCTCTAATTCGTTGTATCGTGAATCCGTTAACTCCCATCTCCGCCCCATTGGAATCCTCCTCGGTATGTTCCTACACTCACGCTGACTCATGTCAACTACATATAACTATACACCATAATTACACTGATTGCATATTTTACACCCTTGCAGGTGATCGAGCCAGGAAAGGCCCACTAAACAAGAAGTCATTTTACAGAAAAGTGAAAGAAGACGAAGTGGAATCAGAAACAAGTCCAgtcattaaaattgtaatgAATAactatttacaaaaatatcaaaatataaaaaaaaaaaaaaaaaaaaaatggtataaatttggatataataaaaattgtgattatttcttaaataaaaaattgttatcaAATACTTTTGaaataattgtaaatacatttttagaTTTATGTATATCCCTATGTAGTATAGATtttaaatgtataaatactaagcataatgttttaaataaaaaatatattttaaatcatatatattactacaaccaaattattaacaagAACTATGATGAAGTAGAGTTATACAACCATGACTtgcaaaattataacaattGCATAAATGgatatcttttatatttttccgaattaaaaaaaaataaattatttaaaaatagatttattaataataaacatgtTAAAAATGGCTCTAGCGAATTAAATGGTTGTAGCTTGAAAGGAAGAGACCGTATTCATATGGATAAAGATAAAGCAACTAAACCgtttaaagaaaaagaatttatttatgataACAAATGGAAAGATAGCGAACATGATTTATCTTCCGACAATTGTAGTACCATATCAAGTAATTATAGTGACAAaagttttgtttttttaaaaaagtgtaaaaataaaataaataaaagaatatatatcgatgaaaataatgttataaatttgttaatgAATATTGGatgtttatttatgaataatattaaatataatgctagatttgtttttaatactctagacaaaatgaaaaaaaatacagatatctcaaaaaataaaaataatttctttGACTATATGCACaccgtttttttttccctttATAATAATCCAAATCCtgaaaaaatcgaaaaaaaaaattcaccatttttaaatatatacaatcaATATCTCttatcttttttctttttttttaaaatacattatatattttttttaattaaatttaaatgtgAAAAAGAACTTTACATACGTTCTTACTGGCTCCTATATgctgtatataatattactcagcagttttaaaaaaatattacctactatgcataatatagattatgaattcattttgtttttttttcacgcCGTTTAATTcggtttatttttttcgccattttttatcaactTTTTCAACTTTCTCAACATTTTCAACATTTTCAACATTTTCAACATTTTCAACCTTCTCAACTTTTGCTGGCACTCTCCACTGCTTGTGCCCTAAacatttcaaaaaaaaaaaaaaaaaaaataataaaataataaaataataaactaaAACAATCGAGCGACGTAAGAATATGCAAAATGAGGAAACAAATTAAGCAAACGAACTAGCGATGAGCAAGAATAGttggaaaaatatttggaaAAATATTGGAGGAGATATGCCGTTTTTTGGATACCAACCCATGGGTATAGCATGCTAAGCAACATGGTGTGGCTGACTATATGGTTTGTGTTTTTACTGactatttttgaaaaaaatgtaaaatgtaaaaacaaacataatgtgtatacatacataaatTCTATATCCAACATAAAacatgaaaaaagaaaaaaaataaaatataaaaatagcgaACATAATCGAAATGGTTACTTAAATTTGACTCCTGAAAATGGGGATAATGAAacatatgaaataaaaaaattcgaaCCAGAAGATATTcaggtaaataaaaatttaaatataaatatttttaaaaataaagaagatgattcaaatatatataatgaaggaatgtgtatatataatatactgAAGGATATCGAAATTAAggatgttaaaaaaattccaTCTTATGATCCTGAATTAacaaatgtaaaaattgaaaagtCTGAAAATGGTAAAACAAAACTAGTTAGTGATGATTCcgaaaataaacaatatttagaaaactcattaatatatagtGATAGAAATTATGACATACCCAATgtgttaaattattatcctgatgatatgtttatatttaattttgatggtgttataaatatgaacaagcaagaaaaaattgttgTAGCATTTATAACATTTATCAAACTCTTTAAAtgtcaatttttatttaataataaacaaatttcaAACCTtcctttatataaatttataacaaATGATAAACCATATCTCTTTAATGATTATGTTAAACAAGGTCAGACAActgataatgaaaatgatgactcgtttatattattaaaacttATTcccaaatttttttacacacgtttattatatatttttaaatatataaagcgAAATGAAGACTTAGTAATTgctattaaatatatatatgacaatataaatagtatatGCACAAAATATAACTATGACATTAATCAACTTATATCCATGAGCAAGTCATCAAATGCTATTGGAAGTAAACTTCAAAagtttatgaaaaataagtcgaaaaatataaattctCCAACTAGTGAAGGAGAAGAAAACGACGAGTTGGCGTACCAGATTGCTAAAGATCTCACAAAAGATACGTTCAATccaaataatattgtaaaatataaaagaatagAAAATCTTAGTAATATATTCCCTAGCTTTCGAGTtgaatttgaaaatttttatataaataataaatatttagagttgtataaaaaatataatataaaatatgaaaagaTTTCTACtgaatttgataaaatacgAAGTCTACTAAtcaataatgaaaataaagcatatacaaatttgttGAAATATAGATATCCAATTGATAATCTAACTGAACAAGATAAAAAGTATCATGAAACTTGGAATGTCACAGCtatagatataataaataataatataaataagtatgGTAAacctatttatattatttcaacTGTTGAGCATTctgattttataaaatatacattaaaTCAACTTGGGGTCCACATAAcggatgaaaaaaataatcatttgTTACGTGTGTATGGAAAAGATAGCTTAAACGAAAATAAAGAGAATAGTGGGTTAGTCATATTGAAAAAGCTTGGGAAACTTATTAAACCAACGAATACacaaaatgtaaataatcaGAAAAACGAAGAACTGattgattatatttatgatccatataatatggatataaactattataaatattatcaaaaaactggaaaaaaaaattattatttaaataaaaattcagattataatatgattcttaaaaataaatgtaacttagtttataaaataatcaatACATATCAtactaataatatgataCACATAATTgatgataaatatgaagACTTAAATGCTTTAAACAATGACACCagatttaataaaaaagttaaattatatttttgtgaaTGGGGATACAATACTTATAATGATAAGTTAAAGTCTATTcttaatgataaaataaaaactttttcggaaacttttaaattaatttttttatgttgtaCATATCAAAATTCACCAAGACGAAAACACACACATGGAAAGGGAATACCCCttgatttttattcaaaatttatgcacaaatattgtttaaaaaataatttagtaTCAGAGCAGCCTATCGATGATTTGTAGAGACATAACCTCCTTgcatgtacatattttttcttttttagttatattttttcccttttttctttttccttttcatttgtttacgtcattttaatatcattttaCCAACACactcataataaaaaattcaataaGCTCTAAAATGTGGAGCCACACAAAAGTGTGCATACACCAAAAGCATCAGCTAACATAACATTCGTACAATGTGTTTACACCATTTGGTTAAAtactaattttataaaaaacgaaTGTGTGCACCACTCATTGTGgtaattataaaacattCCAATTTTTTAGTCGCTATAAAAAGAGACCCCAATAGGGTTGAGAGAAagttacaaaaatattttgtggCGTGTGCTGTTTAATTGGCAgtcaaatataaatgtacagaaataaaaaatggcaTAAAAAtggcaaaataaaaagtggaataaaaaatggcataaataaaaagtggAATAAAAAAGTGTACAGAAAAAATAGTGGCAAATAGCGATAAATTACGAAAATGAgcaaataaatttacacTTTTGGCTAGctggattttttttttctgaacaaatttttatagtgAGTTGGTATATTTCTGAGCGTGCAtgtgatattttttattcaaatcAAAGGCATCAACTAAAAATTCATCTAATTGATACAAATGTAAATTTAAATCTCCAGCTGATTGTGCAGCATAAACATCTCGACCTGAATAATTAACCTCAGGTATTTCTATTTTCCATGATggatcatcattttttaattgtttaATAGCTGTTTCAATACGTCTTGAAACATAAAACCATGGGCCCATATTCATATGTTCTTCTTGTACCCATATAACATCCCTTAAATTaggataattttttaaatcattcATAAAACTTTTAAATGGAAATGGTGATAATTGTTCAATTCTAGCTATAGcaatattttctatattatttgtatctctataatttaataaatcataATAAACCTGTCCTGAgcataaaataattctttttatttcttcctTTGGTTTTAATTTATGTTCAAACTCTTCTGGTAAATATGGCAAAAATTTAGTTgaagttaaaaaattatttatattatcaaatgcCATTCTcatttttaacatttttttgggAGTTATAACAACAAGTGGTTTACGAAATGATCTATGCATTTGTCTCCTTAATgcatgaaataaatttgaagGCTTAGTACAATTTATAACTTGCATATTATGTTgctgtattatttttttatctttatctACTGAATAGTTAGCTATATCTTCTCTATCATCGcataattgtaaaaatcTTTCAATACGAGCAGATGAATGTTCAGGTCCTTGCCCATCATATCCATGGGGTAACAACATAACTACTCCTGATTGTTTATTCCATTTTGTTTCACCAGATGCAATATAATTATCTATCATAACTTGTGCACCATTTGCAAAATCACCAAATTGTGCTTCCCAAACAACTAGTGCATCTGGGTGTTCATAACTATAACCAATTTCATATCCCAAACAAGCATATTCTGAcaataatgaattattaaCTTCTATTGTATGTGGAGTTTTCAACgaatcaaatatattatattcttcaTAAGTAATTTGATCATGTAATACTGCATGCCTATGGGAAAACGTTCCTCTTTGTGAGTCTTGACCAGATATACGAGCATGAAAACCATCAGAAAGTAATGTTGCATATGCTAATAATTCTGCAGTCCCAAAATCGATATTATCTCCTGATTCTAAACTTGCTATACgacttttaaataattttgtaataattgGATGAGGATtgaaattttcttttatagtaaatattttttttcctaaatttattaaaacatcTTTTTCAACTCCAGTCTTTCTAGAGGGAGAAAATTTTTGTGGATTAACCATATGGTCCCATTGTGGaagatattttttatccaTAGGTTTGggttcaaaattttttgattGTTCATATACTTGTTCataataatcatatattttttttttattttcttcaaactcttttaatgttattacattttcatctattaattttttactataAATATCAAGAACAGATTTATGTCTAGCTATTacatcatataataatgggTTTGTAAATTTAGGCATATCTAATTCATTATGACCATATTTTCGATATCCTACTAAATCAATAATTGTatcaatattaaatttatttcttatatCTAATGCTAGGCCAAATACATATGTTACTGCTTCTGGATCATCTGCATTTACATGTATAATTGGAATATCTATACATTTTCCTATATCAGTACAATATTTTCCTGACCTTGCATCTACTGGATATGTT
This sequence is a window from Plasmodium chabaudi chabaudi strain AS genome assembly, chromosome: 7. Protein-coding genes within it:
- a CDS encoding 2-oxoglutarate dehydrogenase E1 component, putative, producing MKKILCQNNLMQKSRKNGNNIKKCIHTSSILYNEEFNPSMASYLESVYRLWKNDRNTLDKSWDRYFTNICNGMPNQGLLDETSRIIYQNRDREYDERHNNLRITYVNEEMIEKGKTGNIYDIARIVQLIRWYQKNGHLYAQTNPLPLPNMVPYTSINNGNNNEKKKTYKNFGFSEEDLKKEFSFDLPSITGFSSYGNKTCTLECLINKLEETYCQAIGFEYMHITDENIVKYIINRIESDKTYHFSNKEKKEILESTARAFIFENYMAAKFATTKRFGVDGCETLITGMKELVKRACKLNINSVLMGMSHRGRLNVLFNVLHKPLEQMMSEFRGKTGFSDNIWGNTGDVKYHLGVEIDHYDEESNRYIHLGIVDNSSHLESVNPILMGQARAQQYYCNDKEKKKVLPIIIHGDASIAGQGIAYETFQMSKLPSYSVGGTIHIVVNNQIGFTTYPVDARSGKYCTDIGKCIDIPIIHVNADDPEAVTYVFGLALDIRNKFNIDTIIDLVGYRKYGHNELDMPKFTNPLLYDVIARHKSVLDIYSKKLIDENVITLKEFEENKKKIYDYYEQVYEQSKNFEPKPMDKKYLPQWDHMVNPQKFSPSRKTGVEKDVLINLGKKIFTIKENFNPHPIITKLFKSRIASLESGDNIDFGTAELLAYATLLSDGFHARISGQDSQRGTFSHRHAVLHDQITYEEYNIFDSLKTPHTIEVNNSLLSEYACLGYEIGYSYEHPDALVVWEAQFGDFANGAQVMIDNYIASGETKWNKQSGVVMLLPHGYDGQGPEHSSARIERFLQLCDDREDIANYSVDKDKKIIQQHNMQVINCTKPSNLFHALRRQMHRSFRKPLVVITPKKMLKMRMAFDNINNFLTSTKFLPYLPEEFEHKLKPKEEIKRIILCSGQVYYDLLNYRDTNNIENIAIARIEQLSPFPFKSFMNDLKNYPNLRDVIWVQEEHMNMGPWFYVSRRIETAIKQLKNDDPSWKIEIPEVNYSGRDVYAAQSAGDLNLHLYQLDEFLVDAFDLNKKYHMHAQKYTNSL